GCTTTGGAAAGGATATGAGCCCTGGCTTCCGCCGGAAATTGATATGGAGATATCCGAAATAGCTCGGAAAAAATTAGAATATTATTTCAAAAAAGCCAAAGAGCGTATGCCGGAACTCGCCAATGTAAAATACGACATGATCGTAAAAGAGGGAAGCCCTTCAGATGTGATTATTGATTACGCAAGGGAAGGGGAATATAACCTTATTGTTATTGGATACCGGGGGCAGAGCACTATAGAGAGGCTCGTGGTGGGTAGTACCGCTGCAAACGTAGCCCGTTATGCTCATTGTTCTGTGCTTATCTATCGGCCTGGACTGGATATTTTATAAAACGACTTTTAAAAAAGCAGACAGGGCCCCTTGGGGGAAACTAC
This region of Aminobacterium colombiense DSM 12261 genomic DNA includes:
- a CDS encoding universal stress protein, whose product is MLKKILVAVDLSKVSEEVFAYGCSLALRLGVHASFIHVMPHPTLWKGYEPWLPPEIDMEISEIARKKLEYYFKKAKERMPELANVKYDMIVKEGSPSDVIIDYAREGEYNLIVIGYRGQSTIERLVVGSTAANVARYAHCSVLIYRPGLDIL